Below is a genomic region from Candidatus Binatia bacterium.
GCCACCGCCAGCCCCTCGCGCACCGCCGTAGCACCGCTCCAGGGCTCCGACAGCATGATGGCCTCCTTCACGTCCGCGCGCGCGGCGCCCACGTTGACCGCGCCGATGGCGTGCGACCTCAGCTGGCGCCACATCCTTGTCGCCGTCAGGATCGCGACCACGCACAGCTCGCGCTCCACGGCGCCCAGGCCCGGCCTCGACAGCGTCTTGCCGTAGCCCTCCAGGATCATCCAGTCGGCCAGGTCCGGCGACAGTCCGCGCATCGTCTCCACCAGTTTGTCGTAGTTCCGGCCGTAGACGCGCCGGCAGAGGGAGTCGCCGTCGCGCCGCCATCGGTCGGGATCGGTGGGGGCCGCCCGATCGGGGACCCCACCCACCAATATCGGCGCGACCGCGAACAGCGCCTCGATCGCGCGCGGGAATCCCACGAACAGATAGCTCTGGAGCACGCTTTCGTAGAGGGCCGACGCGTCCACGCCGGCTTCGATCGAGGCGCGGGCCTGGGCCGCGACGTCGGCGGGGGCGCCCGCCGCGACGGCCGCCGAGACCCGCACCAGCGCAGCCTGCTCGGACGTCACGCCGGGCCGAACGCCTCTACGGGGAGAGTGCCGCCGTGAGCTTGGGCAGGCTCACGTCGTAGCGGTAGGGGATATTCATGTGCCCGTCCTCGAACTCCTGGTATTCGTGCTTCAGGCCGAGCGCCGTGAGCTTCTTCGCCATCTGACGCGCGCCCAGCTCGAGATAGAACTCGTCCTCCGTGCCGCAGTCCAAGAAGACGAGCTTCATCTCGCGAAGCGCGTGCACGTGATGGTCCACCATCGTCAGGGGATCGCGCTCGATCCAGCGCGCCCAGACGTGAGGCTGCAGCTCGCCCGTCTCCCAATCGAACGGAAGGTCGCAGAACGCCGGCGGGTTCTCCGGATTGGGCGAGTAGGCGGCCGCCATCGCGATCGTGTCGAGCGCCGGGAAGTCGGCTTCGCGCTTCTTCGGCTGGGCCGCGAACTGCTTCATCCAGCCGGCCACGCCGCCGAACTTGCGGATGCGCCTCGCCGCCGGGCCGAAATCGCGCGGGTAGCACCAGTCGAAGCCCATGTCCCCGCTGTGGCAGGCGATGGCGCTGAAGACGTCGGGCTGGCGCATGCCCAAGGACATCGACCCGTAGCCGCCGCTCGAC
It encodes:
- a CDS encoding alpha/beta hydrolase-fold protein; protein product: MRPDRGTVQVETVTSKLLEDNLPGDPHVRDLWIYTPPGYEKSSERYPVIWCLAGFTGRGRSFLNDGAWVPALNERMDGLIATGRCKPAILALPDCFTHLGGSQYVNSEGLGPYEDHIVEELVPHVDAKYRTLGFGHRGVMGKSSGGYGSMSLGMRQPDVFSAIACHSGDMGFDWCYPRDFGPAARRIRKFGGVAGWMKQFAAQPKKREADFPALDTIAMAAAYSPNPENPPAFCDLPFDWETGELQPHVWARWIERDPLTMVDHHVHALREMKLVFLDCGTEDEFYLELGARQMAKKLTALGLKHEYQEFEDGHMNIPYRYDVSLPKLTAALSP
- a CDS encoding carboxymuconolactone decarboxylase family protein — its product is MTSEQAALVRVSAAVAAGAPADVAAQARASIEAGVDASALYESVLQSYLFVGFPRAIEALFAVAPILVGGVPDRAAPTDPDRWRRDGDSLCRRVYGRNYDKLVETMRGLSPDLADWMILEGYGKTLSRPGLGAVERELCVVAILTATRMWRQLRSHAIGAVNVGAARADVKEAIMLSEPWSGATAVREGLAVAGLA